One window from the genome of Chloroflexota bacterium encodes:
- a CDS encoding 30S ribosomal protein S12 — translation MPTINQLIRKGRKHKGSRIKAPALRFTFNSLEKLQKRGPGAPQKRGVCTQVRTVTPKKPNSALRKVARVRLTNGMEVTAYIPGEGHNLQEHSVVLIRGGRVPDLPGVRYHIIRGTLDSAGVTDRKQGRSKYGAKRGKGGGAAAASGGGEKKAAAPPAK, via the coding sequence GTGCCTACGATAAACCAACTGATACGTAAGGGAAGGAAGCATAAGGGTAGCCGAATTAAGGCCCCTGCGCTTCGTTTCACCTTTAACTCTCTGGAGAAACTCCAGAAGCGCGGCCCCGGCGCTCCCCAGAAGCGCGGCGTCTGCACCCAGGTGCGCACTGTTACCCCCAAGAAGCCCAACTCGGCGCTTCGCAAAGTAGCCCGCGTGCGCCTCACCAACGGCATGGAAGTCACCGCCTACATCCCCGGCGAAGGGCATAACCTCCAGGAACACTCCGTGGTCCTTATCCGCGGCGGCCGTGTTCCTGACCTGCCCGGCGTCCGCTATCACATCATCCGCGGCACGCTGGACTCTGCCGGCGTGACTGATCGGAAGCAGGGTCGCAGCAAGTACGGCGCCAAGCGCGGGAAGGGCGGCGGGGCGGCGGCTGCCTCGGGCGGAGGCGAGAAGAAGGCGGCGGCTCCTCCCGCAAAGTAG
- a CDS encoding 50S ribosomal protein L29, with protein MRIKDIRALTTENLQQELAGIGKEMFNLRFQKATQQLADTNAIRKARKKAARIKTVLRERQPAKRAAKR; from the coding sequence ATGCGTATAAAAGACATCCGTGCTCTGACAACCGAAAATCTGCAGCAAGAGCTTGCCGGCATCGGCAAGGAGATGTTCAACCTCCGGTTCCAGAAGGCTACACAGCAGCTGGCGGACACCAACGCCATCCGGAAGGCGCGCAAGAAGGCCGCACGAATCAAGACGGTGCTCCGCGAGCGACAGCCCGCTAAGCGCGCCGCGAAGCGATAG
- the rplP gene encoding 50S ribosomal protein L16: MLQPTRTKFRKSHRGKMRGAAHAGFTLHEGDYGLKSLESYWITSRQIEAARKTIAHHIKRGGNIVIRIFPDRPVTARPLETRMGGGKGAVDHYIAVVKRGRILFELVGVDEATAKEAMRLAAAKLPIKTKFVARHDTTPAAG, from the coding sequence ATGCTGCAGCCGACAAGAACTAAGTTCCGCAAATCCCACCGCGGCAAGATGCGCGGCGCGGCCCACGCAGGCTTCACCCTTCATGAGGGCGATTACGGGCTGAAGTCCTTGGAGTCCTACTGGATCACCTCCCGCCAGATCGAGGCGGCGCGCAAGACTATCGCGCACCACATCAAGCGCGGCGGCAATATCGTCATCCGTATCTTCCCTGACCGCCCGGTCACGGCTCGTCCGCTGGAGACCCGCATGGGCGGCGGCAAAGGCGCTGTTGACCATTACATTGCGGTCGTGAAGCGCGGCCGCATCCTCTTCGAGCTCGTAGGCGTTGATGAGGCCACCGCCAAGGAAGCCATGAGGCTCGCGGCGGCCAAGCTTCCCATCAAGACCAAGTTCGTGGCCCGCCATGACACGACTCCGGCGGCAGGGTAG
- a CDS encoding 50S ribosomal protein L22 — MEVKAFGKNISVAQKKLQPVVQAVRGKPVAEALRILQFLPSPAARDIAKVVKSAAANAENNMKMNPDALRVVSITATEGLRLKRFDPMSRGRAGRKLKRHSHVVVVVDEREA, encoded by the coding sequence GTGGAAGTCAAAGCATTCGGCAAAAATATCTCGGTCGCGCAGAAGAAGCTGCAGCCGGTCGTCCAGGCAGTGCGGGGCAAGCCCGTTGCTGAGGCGCTGCGTATCCTGCAGTTCCTTCCCAGCCCGGCTGCCAGAGATATCGCCAAGGTGGTCAAGTCCGCCGCGGCCAACGCCGAAAACAATATGAAGATGAACCCGGATGCGCTCCGTGTCGTGAGCATCACCGCTACCGAGGGCTTGCGCCTGAAGCGGTTCGATCCCATGTCCCGGGGACGCGCCGGCCGCAAACTGAAGCGCCATAGTCATGTCGTCGTCGTCGTAGACGAGCGGGAGGCATAG
- the rpsG gene encoding 30S ribosomal protein S7: protein MRRRNAERRTIPPDWKYNREDISRFVHKVMERGKYTVAQKIVYTALDRAERDAKRPALEVFDQALKNATPVLQVKPRRVGGATYQVPVEIRPEIRATLAMRWIVQAARARKGRPMAEKLAAELVDAARGQGAAVKRREDLFKMAEANRAFVHYRW, encoded by the coding sequence GTGAGACGGAGAAATGCAGAGCGACGGACGATTCCGCCCGATTGGAAGTACAACCGGGAGGATATCTCTCGCTTTGTCCATAAGGTGATGGAGCGCGGCAAGTACACCGTGGCTCAGAAGATCGTTTATACCGCCCTGGACAGGGCCGAACGGGATGCCAAGCGCCCCGCCCTTGAGGTCTTTGACCAGGCGCTGAAGAATGCAACCCCAGTGCTCCAGGTGAAGCCCCGCCGTGTCGGCGGCGCCACCTACCAGGTGCCCGTGGAGATCCGCCCGGAGATCCGGGCGACCCTCGCCATGCGCTGGATCGTTCAGGCGGCCCGCGCCCGCAAGGGACGCCCCATGGCGGAGAAGCTGGCGGCGGAGCTGGTGGATGCGGCTCGCGGCCAGGGCGCAGCGGTGAAACGCAGGGAGGACCTCTTCAAGATGGCCGAGGCGAACCGCGCCTTCGTCCACTATCGCTGGTAA
- the rpsJ gene encoding 30S ribosomal protein S10 produces MAKQRIRIRIKLKAFDHRLLDQSATQIVDAAEKTGAAVAGPVPLPTGIKRFTVVRSPHIDKDSREQFEIRTHKRLIDVLEPTSKTIDALTRLNLPAGVDIEIKL; encoded by the coding sequence ATGGCGAAGCAGAGAATACGCATCCGCATCAAATTGAAGGCGTTCGACCACCGCCTGCTCGATCAATCGGCGACCCAGATCGTTGACGCCGCCGAGAAGACGGGCGCCGCTGTGGCCGGCCCTGTGCCTCTGCCCACCGGTATCAAGCGCTTCACCGTGGTTCGCTCGCCCCATATTGATAAGGACTCCCGCGAGCAGTTCGAGATCCGCACCCACAAGCGCCTCATTGATGTGCTCGAACCCACCTCCAAGACCATTGACGCCCTCACCAGGCTGAACCTGCCTGCCGGCGTTGATATCGAAATCAAACTGTAG
- the rplN gene encoding 50S ribosomal protein L14, whose protein sequence is MIQNYTRLTVADNSGARVVMCINIPGTSKRRYANIGDTIVCAVKEAQSQGQVKDGEVVKAVVVRTTRPIRREDGSFIRFDDNAAVLIKEDLTPVGTRIFGPVARELRERNFMKIISLAPEVL, encoded by the coding sequence GTGATCCAGAATTACACTCGACTAACCGTGGCGGATAATTCCGGCGCCCGCGTGGTGATGTGCATCAACATCCCCGGGACCAGCAAGCGCCGCTATGCCAATATCGGCGATACCATCGTCTGCGCCGTCAAGGAGGCCCAGTCCCAGGGCCAGGTGAAGGACGGCGAGGTGGTCAAGGCCGTCGTTGTTCGCACTACCCGTCCCATCAGGCGGGAGGATGGCTCCTTTATCCGGTTCGATGACAACGCCGCTGTGCTCATCAAGGAAGATCTCACGCCGGTCGGCACGCGCATCTTCGGCCCCGTTGCTCGTGAGCTCCGCGAGCGGAATTTCATGAAGATCATCTCCCTCGCACCCGAGGTACTGTAG
- a CDS encoding 50S ribosomal protein L23, which translates to MSLFDLIESPVITEKSTLLAERGQYVFAVRDSASKASVKEAVQKAYNVTVREVNIINVRGKLKRYGARITQRPGWKKAVVTLKSGDKIELFGNP; encoded by the coding sequence ATGAGCCTCTTTGACCTTATCGAAAGCCCGGTTATCACAGAAAAGAGCACGCTCCTTGCAGAGCGAGGCCAGTATGTCTTTGCCGTTCGCGATAGCGCATCAAAGGCGAGCGTGAAAGAGGCTGTGCAGAAGGCCTACAACGTGACTGTTCGCGAAGTCAACATCATCAATGTGCGCGGCAAGCTGAAGCGCTACGGCGCGCGTATCACCCAGCGCCCCGGCTGGAAGAAGGCCGTGGTCACTCTGAAGTCCGGCGATAAGATCGAACTCTTTGGCAACCCCTAA
- the rpsQ gene encoding 30S ribosomal protein S17 encodes MQQQLQAKPERKERVAVVVSDKMDKTRVVAVQWFRKHPIYGRAVRRLSKFKAHDEKNEARRGDTVRIVETRPLSKDKRWRIVEIITKAPIVDVAPEEIDSELLATKLKESSPEATAQAPAAQAPAAAPAAPPAEKKPEAKAPKAETEAKPKAKKAAKAEAAEEKAPAKKPAARKKKAEESEK; translated from the coding sequence ATGCAGCAGCAACTCCAAGCTAAGCCTGAACGCAAAGAGCGCGTCGCTGTCGTCGTCAGCGATAAGATGGACAAGACGCGCGTGGTGGCGGTGCAGTGGTTCCGCAAGCACCCCATCTACGGCCGTGCCGTCCGTCGCCTGAGCAAGTTTAAGGCGCACGATGAAAAGAATGAGGCCCGTCGCGGCGACACCGTCCGTATCGTGGAGACACGTCCCCTCTCCAAGGACAAGCGCTGGCGCATCGTTGAAATCATCACCAAGGCTCCAATTGTTGACGTGGCCCCGGAGGAGATTGACTCCGAGTTGCTGGCGACGAAGCTGAAGGAGTCTTCGCCTGAGGCTACGGCGCAAGCTCCCGCGGCTCAGGCTCCCGCCGCCGCTCCTGCCGCGCCTCCGGCGGAGAAAAAGCCCGAGGCGAAGGCCCCAAAGGCCGAGACCGAAGCGAAGCCCAAGGCGAAAAAGGCGGCAAAGGCGGAAGCCGCTGAAGAGAAGGCCCCTGCTAAAAAGCCCGCCGCCCGGAAGAAGAAGGCCGAGGAGTCTGAGAAGTGA
- the fusA gene encoding elongation factor G produces the protein MAERPFPIEQIRNIGFIAHIDAGKTTVSERVLYFTGRNYKLGEVHEGTATMDWMDQERERGITITAAATTAYWKGHRINIIDTPGHVDFTAEVERSLRVLDGAVVVFDAVAGVQPQSETVWRQAERHRVPRICFINKMDRIGADYFRAIGTIVDRLKARIAVAQLPIGSEAAYKGVVDLLELKAYEFVDDEKHTQKEIPIPEGLMADVKKYREALVERIAETDDSLTELFLEGKEIPKDTLKKAFRKAVAANKLVPILNGSALKSKGVQLMLDAVTDYLPSPVDIDAIKGTHPKTEQPAERKPSPTEPFCALAFKVMTDPFVGRLVFLRVYSGKITSGTAVYNATRDEKERVSRLVRMHANTREEIDWTDAGNIIAVVGLKSAFTGDTICDQANPILLESIKFPEPVLSIAVEPKSRAEQDKMGDVLRKLAEEDPTFKVKQDPETGQTVIAGMGELHLDVLVERMRREHKLDVSVGKPQVAYRESITAKAQAEGRLVRQSGGRGQYGHCWLEVEPNERGKGFEFINKIVGGSVPKEYHKPIEQGVREALDSGVIAGYQVVDVKVTLFDGSYHEVDSSEMAFKMAGSIGVKEAVRRAQPRILEPIMAVEVTTPGNALGDILSDINSRRGRILNIEGIGDTQVVKAQIPLADTFGYATAIRSQTQGRATYTMEFDHYAEVPGSIADELMGKVKVAG, from the coding sequence ATGGCTGAGCGACCATTTCCAATAGAACAGATCCGCAATATCGGCTTCATCGCCCACATTGATGCCGGCAAGACCACCGTCTCTGAGCGCGTCCTCTATTTCACCGGGCGCAACTACAAGCTCGGTGAGGTTCATGAAGGCACTGCCACGATGGACTGGATGGACCAGGAGCGCGAGCGCGGCATCACCATCACCGCCGCCGCCACCACCGCGTACTGGAAGGGCCATCGGATCAACATCATTGACACCCCGGGCCACGTGGACTTCACCGCCGAGGTGGAGCGCAGCTTGCGCGTCCTCGATGGCGCCGTCGTCGTCTTTGACGCGGTCGCCGGCGTTCAGCCTCAGTCGGAGACCGTGTGGCGCCAGGCCGAGCGGCATCGCGTTCCCAGGATCTGCTTCATCAACAAGATGGACCGCATCGGCGCCGATTATTTCCGCGCCATCGGCACCATCGTAGACCGTCTCAAGGCGCGTATCGCCGTCGCCCAGCTTCCCATCGGGTCCGAGGCCGCCTACAAAGGCGTGGTTGACCTGCTGGAGCTGAAGGCCTATGAGTTCGTTGACGACGAGAAGCACACTCAGAAAGAGATTCCGATCCCCGAAGGTCTCATGGCCGATGTGAAGAAGTACCGCGAGGCCCTGGTTGAGCGCATCGCGGAGACGGACGACTCTCTGACCGAGCTTTTCCTTGAGGGCAAGGAGATTCCCAAGGATACCCTCAAGAAGGCCTTCCGCAAGGCCGTTGCTGCCAATAAGCTCGTCCCGATCCTCAACGGCAGCGCCCTTAAGAGCAAAGGCGTCCAGCTCATGCTTGACGCCGTCACCGATTATCTGCCCTCTCCTGTGGATATTGATGCGATCAAAGGTACCCACCCCAAGACGGAGCAGCCTGCCGAGCGCAAGCCCAGCCCAACGGAGCCATTCTGCGCACTGGCCTTCAAGGTCATGACCGACCCCTTCGTCGGCCGTCTGGTCTTCCTGCGCGTCTATTCAGGCAAGATCACCTCCGGTACCGCTGTCTATAACGCCACCCGCGATGAGAAGGAGCGCGTCAGCCGCCTGGTGCGCATGCACGCCAATACCCGCGAAGAGATTGACTGGACGGACGCAGGCAACATCATCGCCGTCGTGGGCCTTAAGAGCGCCTTCACCGGCGATACGATCTGCGATCAGGCCAACCCCATCCTTCTTGAGTCCATCAAGTTCCCCGAGCCCGTCCTCTCCATCGCCGTAGAGCCCAAGAGCCGCGCCGAGCAGGACAAGATGGGCGATGTCCTCCGCAAGCTGGCGGAAGAGGACCCCACATTCAAGGTCAAGCAGGACCCGGAGACGGGCCAAACGGTCATCGCCGGCATGGGCGAGCTGCATCTGGACGTCCTCGTCGAGCGGATGCGCCGCGAGCATAAGCTGGATGTCAGCGTCGGTAAGCCCCAGGTGGCCTATCGCGAGTCCATCACAGCCAAGGCCCAGGCGGAAGGCCGCCTTGTGCGCCAGAGCGGCGGCCGTGGCCAGTATGGTCACTGCTGGCTGGAGGTTGAGCCGAATGAGCGCGGCAAAGGCTTTGAGTTCATCAACAAGATCGTGGGCGGCTCTGTGCCCAAGGAATATCACAAGCCCATCGAGCAGGGCGTCCGCGAGGCTCTGGATTCGGGCGTTATCGCCGGCTACCAGGTAGTGGACGTCAAGGTTACCCTCTTTGATGGTTCCTACCATGAAGTTGACTCCTCGGAAATGGCCTTTAAGATGGCCGGTTCCATCGGCGTCAAGGAGGCCGTGCGCCGCGCTCAGCCTAGGATCCTCGAGCCCATCATGGCGGTGGAAGTCACCACCCCCGGCAACGCCCTTGGCGATATCCTGAGCGATATCAACAGCCGCCGCGGGCGCATCCTGAACATCGAGGGCATCGGCGATACGCAGGTTGTCAAGGCGCAGATCCCCTTGGCGGACACCTTCGGCTACGCGACCGCCATCCGCTCCCAAACGCAGGGCCGCGCCACGTACACGATGGAGTTCGATCACTACGCCGAAGTGCCCGGATCAATCGCAGACGAGCTTATGGGGAAAGTGAAGGTCGCCGGGTAA
- the rpsS gene encoding 30S ribosomal protein S19, with translation MSRSSKKGPFVDAKLMRRVEAAARSQQKIIIKTWSRASMIMPQMVGLTIAVHDGRKHVPVFVTEAMIGHRLGEFAPTRVFRGHSTRVKLEDEAAAAAGGEGAKQ, from the coding sequence ATGTCCAGGTCGTCAAAGAAGGGCCCGTTTGTAGATGCCAAGCTGATGAGGCGAGTGGAAGCCGCGGCCCGCTCTCAGCAGAAGATCATCATCAAGACGTGGTCCCGGGCCTCCATGATCATGCCCCAGATGGTTGGCCTGACCATTGCCGTCCACGATGGCCGCAAGCATGTCCCCGTCTTTGTTACGGAGGCCATGATCGGCCACCGCCTGGGTGAATTCGCTCCCACGCGCGTCTTCCGCGGCCACTCCACCAGGGTGAAGCTGGAGGACGAGGCGGCAGCGGCGGCGGGCGGCGAAGGCGCAAAACAATAG
- the rplB gene encoding 50S ribosomal protein L2 encodes MAIKVYRPLTPSLRNMAGATFEELTKFSPEKSLLVSKRKKGGRNFRGKVTVRHRGGGNKQMLRVIDFRRDKIGVPGKVVGIEYDPNRTSYIALIQYADGELRYILAPVGLTNGHEVMAGPSAEIRPGNALPMKSIPTGTKIHNIEMQKGKGGQIVRSAGSSAQLLAKEDVSVLVRLPSGETRRFDAECMATIGQVGNVDHKNLVLGKAGRTRHRGRKPMVRGTAMSPRDHPHGGGEGRTGVGMPSPKSPWGKPTLGYKTRNKKKSSIMIVQRRK; translated from the coding sequence ATGGCTATCAAAGTCTACAGACCGCTCACACCCTCGCTCCGGAACATGGCCGGGGCCACCTTTGAAGAGCTGACCAAGTTCAGCCCGGAAAAGTCCCTCCTTGTCTCCAAGCGCAAGAAGGGCGGACGCAACTTCCGCGGCAAGGTGACCGTTCGCCATCGCGGCGGCGGCAATAAGCAGATGCTGCGCGTTATTGATTTCCGGCGGGATAAGATCGGCGTCCCGGGCAAGGTCGTCGGCATCGAGTACGATCCCAACCGCACTTCGTATATCGCATTGATCCAATATGCCGATGGTGAGCTCCGCTACATCCTCGCGCCTGTCGGCCTGACCAACGGCCATGAAGTGATGGCAGGCCCCAGCGCCGAGATTCGCCCCGGAAACGCCCTGCCGATGAAGAGCATCCCAACCGGCACCAAGATTCATAACATCGAGATGCAGAAGGGCAAGGGCGGACAGATCGTCCGCTCCGCAGGCTCTTCCGCCCAGCTTCTGGCCAAGGAAGACGTCTCTGTGCTCGTCCGCCTCCCTTCAGGCGAGACGCGCCGATTCGATGCCGAGTGCATGGCCACCATCGGCCAGGTGGGCAACGTGGACCATAAGAACCTGGTCCTTGGCAAGGCGGGCCGCACGCGCCATCGCGGGCGCAAGCCCATGGTTCGCGGCACTGCCATGTCGCCTCGCGATCACCCGCACGGCGGCGGCGAAGGCCGCACCGGCGTCGGCATGCCGAGCCCCAAATCTCCCTGGGGCAAGCCGACCCTTGGCTATAAGACGCGCAACAAGAAGAAGAGCAGCATCATGATCGTCCAGCGCAGGAAGTAA
- a CDS encoding 50S ribosomal protein L3 — protein sequence MNGLIGKKIGMTQVFLGDGSLVPVSVVEAGPCTVTQVKTVENDGYKSVQLGFGSARHTNKAEQGHLKGKGPFAILREFRMGEKDAAEVGQQVDIGIFAEGESVDVVGQSRGLGFAGGVKRYHFRGGPKTHGQSNRHRAPGSVGSTTTPGRVFRGLRMAGHMGDDRVTTHNVKVVGVDKERNLLLIRGAVPGNKGGFVLIQKAKKAKKSKQTFQPKSAKKAANK from the coding sequence ATGAACGGCCTCATCGGCAAGAAAATCGGCATGACCCAGGTCTTCCTGGGCGATGGTTCGCTCGTTCCCGTCTCCGTTGTGGAGGCCGGACCCTGCACCGTCACCCAAGTGAAGACTGTGGAGAACGATGGTTATAAGAGCGTCCAGCTCGGCTTCGGCTCCGCGCGCCATACGAATAAGGCCGAACAGGGCCATCTGAAGGGCAAAGGCCCCTTCGCTATCCTGCGCGAGTTCCGCATGGGCGAAAAGGATGCTGCCGAGGTGGGCCAGCAGGTGGATATCGGCATCTTTGCGGAGGGCGAATCGGTTGATGTTGTCGGCCAGTCCCGCGGTCTCGGCTTTGCGGGCGGCGTGAAGCGCTACCACTTCCGGGGCGGTCCCAAGACCCACGGCCAGTCCAACCGCCATCGCGCTCCCGGCTCCGTCGGCTCCACCACTACGCCCGGTCGCGTCTTCCGCGGCCTCCGCATGGCGGGCCATATGGGTGATGACCGTGTGACGACACATAATGTCAAGGTCGTCGGCGTTGATAAAGAGCGCAACCTCCTGCTGATCCGTGGAGCCGTCCCTGGAAACAAGGGCGGCTTTGTTCTTATTCAGAAGGCCAAAAAGGCTAAGAAGTCCAAGCAGACCTTTCAGCCTAAGTCTGCAAAGAAAGCCGCGAACAAGTAA
- a CDS encoding PAC2 family protein: protein MKVGAFELTEPLPELREPHALAMLRPWIDVGSVGSLALARLESHLQAQELGKLAKPGMFFDFTRYRPMLTNRDGKREVTLPNSFIRYARRANGPDFIFLHLLEPHMFGEDYTDSVVELFKVLGVKRYFLAGAMYDAVPHTRPLLVTGSISGINIQHLLGSSKVEQSTYAGPTTINYLVGQKASEMGIENSSLIAHLPQYAQLDEDFTGAARVLEILAAIYNLPKGIIDYKRGEEQYQELGLAVASDPRLKPMIRQLEQTYDARAKERAGPSPAQLSAELENFLREMGEKLDGGETKS, encoded by the coding sequence ATGAAAGTCGGCGCCTTTGAACTCACCGAACCGTTGCCGGAGCTGCGGGAGCCGCATGCCCTTGCGATGCTGCGCCCGTGGATTGATGTGGGCAGCGTCGGCAGTCTGGCCCTCGCGCGATTGGAGAGTCACCTGCAGGCGCAGGAGTTGGGGAAGCTCGCGAAACCGGGCATGTTCTTCGATTTCACCCGCTACCGGCCCATGCTGACGAACCGGGACGGCAAGCGGGAGGTAACTCTCCCCAATAGCTTCATCCGCTATGCTCGGCGGGCGAACGGCCCGGACTTCATCTTTCTACACTTACTAGAGCCGCACATGTTCGGGGAGGATTACACGGATTCCGTGGTTGAGCTCTTTAAGGTCCTTGGGGTGAAGCGCTACTTCCTGGCCGGGGCGATGTACGATGCCGTGCCCCACACGCGGCCGCTGCTTGTAACAGGCAGCATCTCCGGCATCAACATCCAGCATCTGCTCGGCTCAAGCAAGGTGGAGCAGAGCACGTACGCGGGCCCGACGACGATCAACTACCTTGTGGGACAGAAGGCGAGCGAGATGGGAATCGAAAACTCCAGCCTTATCGCGCATCTGCCGCAATATGCCCAACTGGATGAGGATTTTACCGGCGCGGCGCGCGTACTAGAGATCCTGGCGGCGATCTACAACCTGCCGAAAGGCATCATAGACTACAAGCGCGGCGAGGAGCAGTACCAAGAGCTCGGCCTCGCCGTCGCCAGCGACCCGCGGCTCAAGCCGATGATCCGCCAGCTCGAGCAGACCTATGACGCGCGGGCGAAGGAGCGCGCCGGCCCGTCGCCGGCGCAGCTCTCAGCCGAGTTGGAGAATTTCCTGCGGGAGATGGGGGAGAAGCTGGACGGCGGCGAGACGAAAAGCTAG
- the rpsC gene encoding 30S ribosomal protein S3: protein MGHKVHPVGFRLGVVREWQAKWYAQKPSAFRALLLEDVIFRRDIQGKYPDAGITRVEIERGAHEVVVTIHTARPGIVIGRGGQRVEEIRKDLETRSGKKVRINIVEVRQPELDAYLVARNIADQLERRLSYRRAIKQAVGRTLQAGAKGIKVNIAGRLGGAEIARKDKDHEGQVPLHTLRADIDFGIAEAMTTMGKIGVKVWINRGLVANTRKETEADLAAGGLGALEHREEGTQTNAAADKN, encoded by the coding sequence TTGGGTCACAAAGTACATCCGGTCGGCTTTCGCCTGGGCGTCGTCCGCGAGTGGCAGGCGAAGTGGTATGCCCAGAAGCCCTCTGCCTTTCGAGCGCTTCTTCTAGAGGACGTTATCTTCCGCCGGGACATCCAGGGCAAGTACCCTGATGCCGGCATCACCCGCGTTGAGATCGAGCGCGGCGCCCACGAGGTCGTCGTCACCATCCACACCGCTCGCCCCGGCATCGTTATCGGCCGCGGCGGCCAGCGCGTGGAAGAGATCCGCAAGGACCTTGAGACCCGCAGCGGCAAGAAGGTCCGTATCAATATCGTCGAAGTGCGCCAGCCCGAGCTGGACGCCTATCTGGTGGCCCGCAACATCGCCGACCAGCTTGAACGCCGCCTCTCCTACCGCCGCGCCATCAAGCAGGCCGTCGGCCGCACGCTCCAAGCGGGCGCCAAGGGCATCAAGGTCAACATCGCCGGACGCCTGGGCGGCGCCGAGATCGCCCGCAAAGATAAAGATCACGAGGGCCAGGTGCCGCTCCACACCCTTCGCGCCGATATTGACTTCGGCATCGCGGAAGCGATGACAACGATGGGCAAGATCGGCGTCAAGGTCTGGATCAACCGTGGCCTTGTTGCCAACACCCGCAAGGAGACGGAAGCGGACCTCGCCGCCGGCGGCCTGGGTGCCCTGGAGCATCGCGAAGAGGGGACGCAGACCAATGCTGCAGCCGACAAGAACTAA
- the rplD gene encoding 50S ribosomal protein L4: MQVPVKDLKGTEVERIDVNDAIFGVPMNKDIVYQAMMWQRSATHLGTVDTKTRGEVSGSTRKPWRQKHTGRARAGTTRSPVWRHGGIVFGPHQRSFAVAMPRKMRRLALRCLLSDKRATGDLTVVKDMTVADGKTKDVAAALKALDLHDSTLLVMHNPDERVVRAARNIEGVRTVPASQLSALDLLNYRHVVMTVDAVRRAEELWSGELNRDGGAAPTPPLPKPAAAKKPAAPAAPKAVSPASTKPAAKAAPAKAKAEAKPKAVSHAPEHKGHETPRHKPAEHKADDHKSHETKAAHHPARADEHKAHEGDAKAKRAPRKKAAE, encoded by the coding sequence ATGCAAGTACCAGTCAAAGATCTTAAAGGGACTGAAGTCGAGCGCATTGATGTGAATGATGCGATCTTCGGCGTTCCCATGAACAAAGACATCGTCTACCAGGCCATGATGTGGCAGCGTTCCGCCACGCACCTGGGCACTGTGGATACCAAAACCCGCGGCGAAGTCTCCGGCAGCACGCGCAAGCCCTGGCGGCAGAAGCACACGGGCCGTGCCCGCGCAGGCACCACACGCTCCCCCGTTTGGCGGCATGGCGGCATCGTCTTTGGCCCTCATCAGCGCAGCTTTGCCGTGGCTATGCCCCGCAAGATGCGCCGCCTGGCCCTCCGTTGCCTCCTCTCTGATAAGCGCGCCACCGGTGATCTGACCGTGGTCAAGGATATGACCGTTGCCGATGGCAAGACCAAGGATGTCGCCGCCGCCCTCAAGGCGCTGGACCTCCACGATTCAACGCTGCTGGTTATGCACAACCCTGACGAGCGGGTTGTACGCGCCGCGCGCAACATCGAAGGCGTTCGCACTGTGCCCGCCTCGCAATTGAGCGCCTTGGACCTCCTGAACTATCGCCACGTGGTTATGACGGTGGATGCCGTCCGTCGCGCCGAAGAGCTCTGGTCCGGCGAGCTGAATAGGGATGGCGGTGCGGCCCCCACGCCGCCCCTGCCCAAGCCCGCCGCCGCCAAGAAGCCTGCGGCTCCTGCCGCTCCCAAGGCGGTTAGCCCCGCTTCTACCAAACCCGCTGCGAAGGCTGCCCCTGCCAAGGCAAAGGCTGAGGCTAAACCAAAGGCCGTCTCTCACGCGCCTGAGCACAAGGGGCATGAGACGCCGAGGCATAAGCCTGCCGAGCACAAGGCTGACGACCACAAGTCTCATGAGACCAAGGCCGCTCACCATCCCGCTAGAGCTGATGAGCATAAGGCTCATGAGGGCGATGCCAAGGCGAAGCGCGCCCCAAGGAAGAAGGCCGCTGAATGA
- a CDS encoding 4a-hydroxytetrahydrobiopterin dehydratase, which translates to MRIPPVLSSAGLQSSLHTLHGWRLLSGRVKKLRKSYSLGSLRDAMDFVNEVARLAEEENHHPDIDVRYNRVTLTLWTHAKGGLTELDLHLAQRIDGVVKTG; encoded by the coding sequence ATGCGCATTCCCCCAGTGCTCTCATCAGCCGGTCTGCAGTCCTCTTTGCACACCCTGCATGGGTGGCGGCTTCTTTCCGGACGCGTCAAAAAACTGCGGAAGAGCTACTCCCTTGGCAGCTTACGGGATGCGATGGATTTCGTGAATGAGGTTGCACGTCTTGCTGAAGAGGAGAATCACCACCCGGATATCGATGTCCGCTACAATCGCGTGACGCTGACCCTGTGGACCCACGCGAAAGGCGGCCTGACGGAACTTGATTTGCACCTGGCACAACGCATTGACGGCGTTGTTAAGACTGGGTAG